The following coding sequences are from one Ornithodoros turicata isolate Travis chromosome 1, ASM3712646v1, whole genome shotgun sequence window:
- the LOC135369520 gene encoding uncharacterized protein LOC135369520, with translation MSRFAFESHSRRIIRAKMRFALIIAVLVAGALAGPVVEPFEVLDEDSVSLPDFEFTGLGLHRRDVKFTQGKVEGLSTVLRPLRGCNGRYKGQLSVSGLKFTYKAVATHPEQEFDVVVEVLHGLTSVDSERAYDESLPVKDHRVRALHQYVRQPVEFTSDRVENRLFEELLKQKLAQLLDQLTQTKSFEHFFKNVV, from the exons ATGAGCAGGTTTGCCTTTGAGAGTCATTCGAGAAGGATCATAAGAGCCAAGATGCGTTTTGCTCTCATCATCGCCGTTTTGGTCGCCG GTGCATTGGCAGGGCCTGTGGTTGAACCTTTCGAGGTACTCGACGAGGACTCTGTTTCTTTGCCCGACTTCGAATTCACTGGGCTTGGACTCCACAGGAGGGACGTGAAGTTCACCCAAGGAAAGGTAGAGGGTCTTAGCACTGTCCTCAGGCCCCTTCGCGGTTGTAATGGACGTTACAAGGGCCAACTCTCTGTCAGCGGCCTCAAATTCACCTACAAGGCTGTAGCCACTCATCCAGAGCAAGAGTTCGACGTGGTAGTAGAAGTGCTTCATGGCCTAACAAGCGTAGACAGCGAGAGGGCATACG ATGAAAGTTTGCCAGTGAAGGACCACCGTGTGAGGGCTCTCCACCAGTACGTCAGGCAACCAGTGGAGTTCACCAGCGACAGGGTCGAGAACCGTTTGTTTGAAGAGCTGCTCAAGCAGAAATTGGCTCAGCTTCTGGACCAGTTGACGCAGACGAAATCTTTCGAGCACTTCTTTAAGAATGTTGTCTAA
- the LOC135369528 gene encoding uncharacterized protein LOC135369528, producing MRFALIIAALVAGALAGPVVEPFEVLDEDSVSLPDFEFTGLGLHRRDVKFTQGKVEGLSTVLRPLRGCNGRYKGQLSVSGLNFTYKAVATHPDQEFDVVVEVLHGLTSVDSERTYDESLPAKDHRVRALHQYVRQPVEFTSDRLENRVFEELLKQKLAQLLDQLTQTESFEHFFKNVV from the exons ATGCGTTTTGCTCTCATCATCGCCGCTTTGGTCGCCG GTGCATTGGCAGGGCCTGTTGTTGAACCTTTCGAGGTACTCGACGAGGACTCTGTTTCTTTGCCGGACTTCGAATTCACTGGACTTGGACTCCACAGGAGGGACGTGAAGTTCACCCAAGGAAAGGTAGAGGGTCTGAGCACTGTCCTCAGACCCCTTCGCGGTTGTAATGGACGTTACAAGGGTCAACTCTCTGTCAGCGGCCTCAACTTCACCTACAAGGCTGTAGCCACTCATCCAGATCAAGAGTTCGACGTGGTAGTAGAAGTGCTACATGGCCTAACAAGCGTAGACAGCGAGAGGACTTACG ATGAAAGTTTGCCAGCGAAGGACCACCGTGTGAGGGCTCTCCACCAGTACGTTAGACAACCAGTGGAGTTCACCAGCGACAGGCTCGAGAACCGTGTGTTTGAAGAGCTGCTCAAGCAGAAATTGGCTCAGCTTCTGGACCAGTTGACGCAAACCGAATCTTTCGAGCATTTCTTTAAGAATGTTGTCTAA